A region of the Procambarus clarkii isolate CNS0578487 chromosome 29, FALCON_Pclarkii_2.0, whole genome shotgun sequence genome:
GAATAATATGTGTTTTATCAATGAATGTTATGTATTTTGCCATGTATAATACACATTAACTGGTGGACTTGGCTCTCCAGAGATGGGAAAGGTGAACTTCGACAACTTCGTCTCCATTCTCAGCTGCTACATGGTTGACGATGACGACGACGACGAGGCCATGTACGAGGAACTGAAAGAGGCTTTCAGACTATACGACAGGGAAGGTACGTGAGTGGTGgatagtgtaggtgggtgttggttagtgttggtgggtgttggttagtgtaggtgggtggtggttagtgttggtgggtggtggttagtgtaggtgggtggtggttagtgtaggtgggtggtggttagtgttggtgggtggtggttagtgtaggtgggtggtggttagtgttggtgggtggtggttagtgtaggtgggtggtggctagtgtaggtgggtggtggttagtgttggtgggtggtggttagtgtaggtgggtggtggttagtgttggtgggtggtggatagtgtaggtgggtggtggctagtgtaggtgggtggtggttagtgtaggtgggtggtggttagtgtaggtgggtggtggttagtgtaggtgggtggttagtgtaggtgggtggtggttagtgttggtgggtggtggatagtgtaggtgggtggtggctagtgtaggtgggtggtggttagtgtaggtgggtggtggttagtgtaggtgggtggtggttagtgtaggtgggtggtggttagtgtaggtgggtgctggctagtgtaggtgggtggtggaggttagtgtaggtgggtgttggctagtgtaggtgggtggtggctagtgtaggtgggtgctggctagtgtaggtgggtgctggctagtgtaggtgggtgctggctagtgtaggtgggtgctggctagtgtaggtgggtgttggctagtgtaggtgggtgttggctagtgtaggtgggtgttggctagtgtaggtgggtgttggctagtgtaggtgggtgttggctagtgtaggtgggtgctggctagtgtaggtgggtgctggctagtgtaggtgggtgttggctagtgtaggtgggtgttggctagtgtaggtgggtgctggctagtgtaggtgggtggtggctagtgtaggtgggtgttggctaGTGCAGGTGGGTGCTggctagtgtaggtgggtgtaggtagaGTGTGTGTCACTGTACCTCGTCCCAGCTGTAACGTGTACTTCAAGTGGACGAACGCTCGCTCATGatgaacgtacttggcattttttGCCCTCTGACATAATCGAAATCGATTTAAAATGAGTTATTCGTAAATTCATTCATATATGCGAGATTTCGGTAGGCGCCCACTCGAATggcccagggttcgattcccgggtagAGACCGATGAGTCCGGGGTCTGTTGTGGGCCAATTAGTCGTTAGGAAAACCATTTGTATCACGGTAGCTAAAATATATTTGTCATTAACAATCAAGGTTATCCACTGTGGCGTAAAGATATATTgtgaatctaacctaacctaacctaacctaaccttctcccCGCCAGGCAACGGCTACATCACCACCAGTACGCTGAAGGAGATCCTCAAGGAACTCGACAATAAGCTTTCAAACGAGGACCTGGACGGCATTATTGAGGAGATTGACGAAGATGGCTCCGGAACTGTCGACTTTGATGGTGAGCTGGTAGGAGCCAGGGCGGCACTGGCACTCACAGGGAGGACAAATGGTGGCACTGACAGCGTATGAGACCTGGCATTGACAGAAAGACGGTGAAATTGACGGCGGGTTAGACTCTGATGCTGACGAAGGAATTGCTTCAAAGGGACCGTGGTGGCCCAAGGCACGGGGGAAGGCGGTACTGAATGGCTGTGAGGGAAAAAGACTGTCTTCAACTAAAGGTTCTTGCTGGGTCGGGTGTGCCTTCAGGAGTTGACTATTTCTTGTATCGTAATGAATTATtttcgttattattattattattattattattattattatcttaagATTACTGTTGCACCTTATATATAATTATTGttcaattattattaaattaacaattatatatagtaatatataatTGTTCTCTTATTGCAGAGTTCATGGAAATGATGACTGGGTAATGTGGTCAATGCCGGCACCGAGCCTCGACCTTGCCCAGGTCAACCACCAGGTTATCTTGTGACTGTCTTCGGGTCAGCTTAAGGTCATCTTTAGCGACTCTAAAGATCTCCTTCTGGTTGTCTCTAagccaacaacaacaaggcaattacaggccagttttctCCAGGCTGCAACCAGGTCATCTCCTAATGGTCTTCTGGTCTACTGAAGGTCACCTATATTTGTGGGGGTCACTTCCGGGGGTCGTCTACAGGTCACTTTTTTGGTCAATGTCCAATCCAAGtcacttctttggtcaatgtccaATCCAAGTCACTGTTTTGGTCAATGTCCAATCCAAGTCACTTTTTTGGTCAATGTCCAATCCAAGTCACTTTTTTGGTCAATGTCCAATCCAAGtcacttctttggtcaatgtccaATCCAAGTCACTTTTTGGTCAATGTCCAATCCAAGTCAATTCTAGGTCACTTTAGGGGGggtccctttcctgtcttgaagaTCCACGAGGGAGGGTCTCAAGGTTGTATATactagccatctcttggtcgcctTCGCCTACTTCAGGAAGCACATCGCTTGAATAAAGGTGATCTCCAATCAACTTTCGTCTCCTACAAAACCGTTTTTGTAGGAGAAAAAAAACTACAAAACAGCTTTCGTCACCTACAAAACAGCTGTCGTTACCTACAAAACAACTGTCGTCACCTATAAAACAGCTGTCGTCACCTACAAAACAGCTGTCGTCACCTACAAATCAGCTGTCGTCACCTACAAAACAGCTGTCACCTACAAAACAGCTTTCGTCACCTACAAATCAGCTGTCGTCACCTACAAAACAGCTGTCACCTATAAAACAGCTGTCTTCACCTACAAAACAGCTTTCGTCACCTACAAAGCAGCTGTCTTCACCTACAAAACAGCTGTCGTCACCTACAAAACAGCTGTCGTCACCTACAAATCAGCTGTCGTCACCTACAAAACAGCTGTCGTCACCTACAAAACAGCTGTCGTCACCTACAAATCAGCTGTCGTCACCTACAAAACAGCTGTCGTCACCTACAAAACAGCTGCCGTCACCTACAAAACAACTGTCGTCACCTACAAAACAGCTGTCGTCACCTACAAATCAGCTAACGTCACCTACAAAACAGCTGTCGTCACCTACAAAACAGCTGTCGTCACCTACAAAACAGCTGTCGTCACCTACAAATCAGCTAACGTCACCTACAAAACAGCTGTCGTCACCTACAAAACAGCTGTCGTCACCTACAAAACAGCTGTCGTCACCTACAAATCAGCTAACGTCACCTACAAAACAGCTGTCGTCACCTACAAAACAGCTGTCGTCACCTACAAAACAGCTGTCATCACCCAGAAATCACATTAAGATAACTTCCTGATTACCTCCAAGTAGACAGAGATAATTTAAGCTCAAAATATACGATTGATAATGCTACGAAATCATGAAAAAAAATCACGAAAATGGAAGGCTAATTTGATCATAAtatttgaatatttaataatactTTTCATTACTAATCGATTAATTTTGCTTCATATAGCACATTATcttatagaatatatataatttacgtaAAGGCTTGTGTTTTGTCTGTTATTCGGCGGCTGTGTATGTGAAGGAACCAATCCGTCCTCTCGAACGCTCACAACGTCACTAAATTGATGTACTAAATTGTCcgagcctaacctaaccgaggaccccaCAATTAGAAAACTGGACATCACGTCAATTCCCGCTTTTCTAGATTATCTTTCTCTCCTGTCTCCTTTCCCACACTCCTTCCCCTTCCTTTCTCTATGACTCTCATCTCACCCAACTCCCTATAGTCACAAATTCTGCTCTTGGACTCAAAAAGTCAACGTTTTGTGGAAATCAAAGAGTTTTCTGAAGTGATGTTTTAATGTTGAAGAGCGATTGTAAGGTTAGAGAGGAGAGCTTGGCCTAGTACATGTGTATTCTCCCTCAGTCAAGAGAAagggcagagagaaagagagagagagagagagagagagaaagagagagagagagagagagagagagagagagagagagagagagagagagagagagagagagagagagagagagagagagagagagagagaaagagacagagatatAAGTAGACACAATTCAGGTTTTCGACATAAAAGTTTATCCTCTCTGATCAATCATCTGGCAATATGAGTGGCAATCAGGACTCTGGAGACCCAGAGTGGGGAGGGTAGAAGGGCATGATTGGCAGGGAAGGGCCAGGGAGTCCTCAATGATAATTACTAACctgaatttttttatatatttttttttttttgcaaaataatttGAGCTGCTGTCTTTTACGTGTTGTGAACAATAGTGTCCGCTAATATAATTTTATCTGGTTAATTTTGTTTCCTGTTGTCCCGTTCATTTCGTGTGACCTCAAAATTTTCCTCCTTTTGTGAGAAACGAAATTAAACCATATTTCATAATCCTCCCTATTTCACTTAAGTGTCCAATTGTGTATAACAATTTTGGTAAGCAGggcaaattattattaatattaaatgatattgtatattatataaaaatatatattaagtatattatatatattatattatataaaatattaatctttaaatgattaaataatgttatttaatACATTTTATATTTTCGAATACGGTATTATATATGTCTAGTGCTTAATATCTGTATGGCTGTTGTTTTGTCGTTTGTTTTAATTCAATGCTTCAAAATGACTGCAATAAATTTTCTTCTTTCCAATAGGATTTTATGCatcattaattatttttttatgtaaacCACTGTTTGCTTAATTATGCTGtctatatttccatattcatttccatacgcatttgcatatgaatagcttgagctacctcatccctttgtgtgtattttacatcaataaacttatttcaatttcaatttcaatttcaatttcaattattattaattcCAATACAGAGAGATGGCAGTATATTATAACCAAACTTATTTCCATTGTATAAATACGTTAAATAAATTTTGTTCATGAAGTTTTTGTTCATTGTTCATGAAGTTTTTTTTTCTGTGCAATTCAGAGACTCGTGTAATTGGTTCAGAAATGTCTTGTTAATGTTTTTGTTTCATTGTTTCTTAAAACAATCTATTATACTGACTTGGATTTTTGGGCATTATAATTTACGATTAACTGTGTATGactgaatattaaaaaaaaatatctaaAATTTGTGTTAATTTTTTTCCATATATCATGCCTCTGTTGATTCGAAATATTTAGTGAATCAAGCGCAGTAAACACATTTTCAAATACATTGTGCAAATTGGAgggatattgtgtgtgtgtgtgtgtgtgtgtgtgtgtgtgtgtgtgtgtgtgtgtgtgtgtgtgtgtggagagtgatGAATGATGCTTCAGATGCTGCGAGTACTATGATTTATGTAATACACACTACTGACTACAGTTAATACAACATCCTTCCCAATGTATACACCCTTGAACGATATTTTTTGTAAATACATTTAATATCATCATAAATGTATTGTATTTAGTAACTACAGTGATTCAAATAAAGTAGTGACAATAgtattataaataatgataccttACCTTAAGTTggcttcggggcttagtgtccccgcggcccggtcgtcgcccAGGTCTCCTATAGCTCTAGCAGgacccacaacaacaccactagcaacaaaaacaacaaacaaATCCAGGGGAGCCCTGATGAGGTTTCGAACCTGCGCGCAGGGTGTTCCTAGACGCGCTCTAGTCGACGGCACTACGACATGGTCAATGACTAGAGCCCGTCTGGGGACACTCACCgcatgggttcgaaccctcatcacggcccttgtggatttgttctttgttATATCATATTAATGAGATTTCTCTGTGTAgtaacaacaacactaacaagaacaaaataacaccaccaccaccacttgcaaGAACAACACAACTTGTAAAAAAAGCACCAGTCCTGTCTATAGGACCTATAGGGCCGCCCTGGGCCGCGCGTGAACACCTCAAGAAGGTATAGGGCCGCCCTGGGCCGCGCGTGAACACCTCAAGAAGGTATAGGGCCGCCCTGGGCCGCGCGCTAACACCTCAAGAAGGTATAGGGCCGCCCTGGGCCGCGCGTGAACACCTCAAGAAGGTATAGGGCCGCCCTGGGCCGCGCGTGAACACCTCAAGAAGGTATAGGGCCGCCCTGGGCCGCGCGTGAACACCTCAAGAAGGTATAGGGCCGCCCTGGGCCGCGCGCTAACACCTCAAGATGGTATAGGGCCGCCCTGGGCCGCGCGTGAACACCTCAAGTAGGTATAGGGCCGCCCTGGGCCGCGCGTGAACACCTCAAGAAGGTATAGGGCCGCCCTGGGCCGCGCGTGAACACCTCAAGAAGGTATAGGGCCGCCCTGGGCCGCGCGCTAACACCTCAAGATGGTATAGGGCCGCCCTGGGCCGCGCACTAACACCTCAAGATGGTATAGGGCCGCCCTGGGCCGCGCGCTAACACCTCAAGGTGGTATAGGGCCGCCCTGGGCCGCGCGCTAACACCTCAAGATGGTATAGGGCCGCCCTGGGCCGCGCGCTAACACCTCAAGATGGTATAGGGCCGCCCTGGGCCGCGCGCTAACACCTCAAGATGGTATAGGGCCACCCTGGGCCGCGCGCTAACACCTCAAGATGGTATAGGGCCGCCCTGGGCCGCGCGCTAACACCTCAAGATGGTATAGGGCCGCCCTGGGCCGCGCGCTAACACCTCAAGAAGGTATAGGGCCGCTTTGGGCCGCGCGTGAACACCTCAAGAAGGTATAGGGCCGCCCTGGGCCGCGCGTGAACATCTCAAGAAGGTATAGGGCCGCTTTGGGCCGCGCGTGAACACCTCAAGAAGGTATAGGGCCGCCCTGGGCCGCACGCTAACACCTCAAGATGGTATAGGGCCGCCCTGGGCCGCGCGTGAACACCTCAAGATGGTATAGGGCCGCCCTGGGCCGCGCGTGAACACCTCAAGAAGGTATAGGGCCGCCCTGGGCCGCGCGCTAACACCTCAAGATGGTATAGGGCCGCCCTGGGCCGCGCGCTAACACCTCAAGATGGTATAGGGCCGCCCTGGGCCGCACGCTAACACCTCAAGATGGTATAGGGCCGCCCTGGGCCGCGCACTAAGATGCTGAAAGTCAGCTTTGGATTAAAGTGTTCTAATCAACACCAAGAGAcctggggagagggaggagcaacTGACAAGTGCCGGACGACAGCGACACTTCACACAATACACCCAAGTTATTATTGTGGGATTTATATTGACAAGAAATTGGCTAGTTATAAAGAAAAACATCTTACAAAGGGAGCGAAACGTCAACATAATATTAAGTTCCATTGTTTAGAAAAGACATAAGGGGCCAAAACTACACTTGTTCTCAGTTACTTTCGATTCTATTGCATTTTCTATTACATATTCTTAGTTACATATTCTGTTGAATATGTTTTATAAGTCTATTAGAGAGCTATTATCCCGCTACAATGGAGGTTTAAATCCTTCACTCTTAAATTCAGTGCTTCTAGTGGGTATTACTCGTGGTCTGACAAATTGTATCATATCAATAACAATATTAATAATTTGTGTGCCCATTGATGGATTAAAACCCTCGTTAAGTTACCCTTTTATTATGTTCACGTTACGAGACTGAACAAGTCTAGCTCTCGTAAACGAGTTGCAAACGATTTATATTTCAAAGGCTCATTTTGGACGCTAAACATTTTCCAATAAGCCTTTATCCTTTTCCCCAATTATGGAGATCATCCGGAATATTGAAGATGCAGTATTCAGGATGAGGATGAGCCGTCAAATTAGCCAGTGTGGGGAACTTTCTTGGATCAAATTTCGACTGAAATTTGGAGGAATCTTGAGCTTCGGAGATTTGTCTGAATTTTAGGAGAGACCGAGGCAGAGAACTATATATAGAGAGAACATAAGATGTTAAGTCTTTCGCGGCATTGTTAAGAGAACCTCCAGAGACACCGCGGTAGAAAGATGCATTAACTCCTCCCCAACTCACCAAAACTGCCATTATTATAATAACTGGAAATTGTCGAAGCCTTGCACAGCATTGTTGGCAAGAGTAATATGTGTCCTGGGTAGATTAGGTAGAGATTAATAGATTTTCGGGACGTTATTTATTTGATTACAATCTTCTTAACCCACTTAATCGTTCCTGTAAAACAACCAACCATTACAGAGTATGTCAACTACCATCCAAAATGTCTTCGAACGGCACCAAGACAAAGGCTCATTCTTACCTACACCTTaaaccaggggctagattcacgaaagcacttacgcaagcacttacgaacgtgtacatctttcctcaatctttggacggctttggttacatttattgaaacagtttacaagcatgaaaacttcccattcaactgttgttattgttataaacagcttcctggtgcttcggagctcattaaactgtttaataattggaaacaaagccaccaaagattaagaaaagatgtacatggTTCGTAAgtttttgcgtaagtgctttcgtgaatctggccccaggccactGAAACATCTACAAATCTTTACCAAAGATTACTAAGTAACTCTGCGAACGAGTCCCGGTTCAATTGCCCAACTTCTTCAAGACGAGCCACGGAGGGGAGTGAAGACATTCCTGCACCTCAGAGATGCGGGTAATATTGGTGACCTTGACCTCCAGCTTACGGTAACGGAAATCAATAAGTTCCCTTCCGGAGCCCGAGAAACGTCATCGTCAAGCTTGGAGGAGGACCGTGAACGTCAAGCTTGGAGGAGGACCGTGATTGTCAAGCGTGAAGGAGGACCGTGATTGTCAAGCTTGGAGGAGGACCGTGATTGTCAAGCTTGGAGGGGGACCGTGATTGTCAAGCTTGAAGGAGGACCGTGATTGTCAAGCTTGAAGGAGGACCGTGATTGTCAAGCTTGGAGGAGGACCGTGAACGTCAAGCTTGGAGGAGGACCGTGATTGTCAGGCTTTGAAGGAGGACCGTGATTGTCAAGCTTGGAGGAGGACCGTGATTGTCAAGCTTGGAGGTGGGACCGTGATTGTCAAGCTTGAAGGAGGACCGTGATTGTCAAGCTTGAAGGGAGGACCGTGATTGTCAAGCTTGGAGGAGGACCGTGATTGTCAAGCTTGGAGGAGGACCGTGATTGTCAAGCTTGGAGGAGGACCGTGATTGTCAAGCTTGGAGGAGGACCGTGATTGTCAAGCTTGGAAGGAGGAACGTGATTGTCAAGCTGGAAGGAGGAACGTGATTGTCAAGCTTGGAGGAGGACCGTGATTGTCAAGCTTGGAGGAGGACCGTGATTGTCAAGCTTGGGGAAATGGATGACAAAGATTAATTACAGGAATGCAAGTCAGCCATAAATTACAGGAACACGAATGACAGAAcagggcaccgctcctgtgccaggtaagtctactacgggctcaccatagcccgtgctacttgccccgctcctgtgccaggtaagtccactacgggctcaccatagcccgtgctacttgccccgctcctgtgccaggtaagtccactacgggctcaccatagcccgtgctacttgccccgctcctgtgctaggtaagtccactacgggctcaccatagcccgtgctacttggaacttgttccgagtagctgaatctataacaacaacagcgaatgacagaagaatgaataacaggaatgAATGACAGGAGCATAAGAATAATCGTATGTTAAATATAATGGAGAGGTCACCATGACAACCAATTGGGGTTATCACAATGGTATTTGAACTTGGTCGTAACTCGCTACTCAGACATGATATATTGGTTTAAATGTTACCTACCTGTTGAACACTGAACATACTGAGTGAGCTGTTGAACTGTGTGCACACTGCGTGAGAGGTTGAACGCTGCGCACTGAGCATTAATCGATCACTGAACACTCTACGTCAGAGGGTGAACACTACTCACTAATCATTAATCGAACACTGAACACTCTGCGTCAGAGGTTGAACACTACGCACGGAAAATTAATCGATCACTGAACACGCTACGTCAGAGGTTCATCACTGCCCACTAATCATTAACCGAACACTGAACACACTGCGTCAGAGGTTGAACACTACCCATTAATCATTAACCGAACACTGAAAACGCTGCGTCAGAGGTTGAACACTGAACACACTATAAGCACTAACTGAACACTACACACTGAGCCAGTTGGATCACCACAGACCTCCGGGGGGTCTGAACACCACGGCATCAATTACACAGGTTGTGTTTCTAACGTTTAACTCCTCCTGTCTCCACAGACTTGCCTCGACGCCTCCTGAGCCAATCACGTGTTCGAGAGGCCTCTAACTACCCTTCTGGGCTCGTTTGCGCTGCCCAGAACGGTTGGGTGGCGTTGGTCCACTGGTCACGCTTCTTTCACACTAGACATACATTTTAGCTGCCAATAATTATGCTAATTCCTCATTACAATTTTTGTTGAGGACATGAGGATAGTTTTATTAGGATATATAAACACAGGtgaggtggggagagggggggggagtgaggatgtGGGGGCGGGATGGGTTGGGTAGGGagggaattgggggtggggggtgggaggatgggtggaggggagggggtgggagggggtgggagggggagagatgggggtgtagggaagggaagggatgggggggggggggatagtggtaATATTCTTCTGGTATACCTCCGATAGttgttaataattaaatattcgaTCGTTCGATCGACTACTATTActattactaataataataatgagaaaattagtaggagccgtgatgaggattcgaaccttgtgCTCTGGGTGCTCCCAAGCAAtctatcacgttaatgtgatttctttgtgaacaataataataatatttactcATAacacggcgggggggggggggtaggagaggtCCGGCCACTGTCTCTGTTTGTCAACATTACTGAGGAGTTTACAACACACGTACTTACGAGGGTGAAGCCTTGTTATTTAAAGCTCTGCAGGTTTACCTAAATGTAAACTCTATCCCAATGGCCGCAGGGGATAGGATAAATCCTTACCCTTACACCCAATAAATGTCTAATGAACATTTCCCATGCCTGAATCTATCCaccaaaaaaatattagatattTTCTCGGCGTGACTAAACAAGCAAATGTCAAAGGTAAAAATGAAAATGGAATCACTTTCATTTGCAATTTAGAGATGTTTGGCTTGGCTGACGAGACGCTCAGCCCCATCCACGAGTGCTGACGCTATTTCCGGTGCCTGTTAAAAACGACGCCTAAGCCAGCGCCGAGAATAGCGAGCGTGGCCGGACACAGGACACGCTACTTAAGGGGTTACAGAATATATCATTTTTCTGAGTATTTTGTTGTTAGTGTTGTAAGTGCTTTCGATAGCATTCCTAAGTAACAGCATTTACCTCCAAGAATATTATAAGAAGTCCACACTTTGTACTacttttactactactactactactactactactactactactactactactactactactactactactactactactactactactactactactactactactactactactactactactactactactactactactactactactactactactactacaactactactactactactactactactactactactactactactactactactactactactactactactacaactactactactactactactactactactactactactactactactaatactactactactactactactactactactactactactactacaactactactactactactactactactactactactactactactactactactactactactactactactactactactactacaactactactactactactactactactactactactactactactactactactactactactactactactactactactactactactactactactactactactactactactactactactactacaactactactactactactactactactactactactactactactactactactactactactactactactactactactactactactacaactactactactactactactactactactactactactactactactactactactactactactactactactactactactactactactaaacaCTCCCTAAACCGCTCACTCCTTCAAGTGCTCATTCCCAGAAGGGCACATTCCAATACCCTTCTCCACACCCTGGGCGAAGTACCTCACGCCTCATCAACTCACACATCTCAAGTGAATTAGCTAAGTAGTCTTCTGCTCTTCCAGCGCTAAAGACTCCCTCTGGTTCCTCCTGTGTGGTTCCTCTTCGTCCTCTTTCGCTACACTGTGTCTGTCGTTGCCGCTGTGTGTGGCTCTTCTACCTGTTTCTATTTTGATCTGCCTTAAACGTTCATCCGCCTTCCGCTGTGTATTCAAATCTCCTCCAATGAGGAGACCCGCACCTAGCAACAGTCGCGGTGTGCATGTGGCTCTTCACCTGAGCTCCTCATCACCCGGGGAGACGGAATCCGGCAATGCTGCTATTTGGCCTTTGATGGCAGCGCCTCGTGCCACTTTAGTAATTAGGTGCAAGGAACTGTCCTGAATAGCCACCGAAACTACCGCGCCAGGGACAAGGAGCTTTTGCGGCAATGCCTAAATTGGGGAAGATCTTGACACTTGTGCCATTATGACCTTCAACAAGAGGTTAGGTAATGAAGTGATCCAAGAGTCATGAGCGTCGCGGCGTGTCCGTGTCCCAGGAAGTGTCGGGGGCGGCTTGTTCCTCAACACCAACACCTCAACATCATTTATAAACTTGAGGTGGATGTTGCCGGCCGTAAATAGTTGATAATGAGGTGGGAGGCgcgggcatggtggtggtggtggtggtgtggtggatggtgagggggggggggcacgggcacggtggtggtgtggaggatggtgagggGGCCAGgaacacggtggtggtgtggaggatggtgagggGGCCAGgaacacggtggtggtgtgggggatggtgagggggagggggccaGGAACACGGTGGAGGTGTGGAGGATGATGAGGGGGCCAGGAACACGGtggaggtgtggaggatggtgaggggggcagggacacggtggtggtgtggaggatggtgagggggaccaggaacacggtggtggtgtggaggatg
Encoded here:
- the LOC138369766 gene encoding troponin C-like, with product MQVLRRTFSMFDHDKSGFVPTDKIVAILNTLDLKYTHEDVTKRIKMFDSPKMGKVNFDNFVSILSCYMVDDDDDDEAMYEELKEAFRLYDREGNGYITTSTLKEILKELDNKLSNEDLDGIIEEIDEDGSGTVDFDEFMEMMTG
- the LOC138369566 gene encoding zonadhesin-like, coding for MPAPSLDLAQEKKNYKTAFVTYKTAVVTYKTTVVTYKTAVVTYKTAVVTYKSAVVTYKTAVTYKTAFVTYKSAVVTYKTAVTYKTAVFTYKTAFVTYKAAVFTYKTAVVTYKTAVVTYKSAVVTYKTAVVTYKTAVVTYKSAVVTYKTAVVTYKTAAVTYKTTVVTYKTAVVTYKSANVTYKTAVVTYKTAVVTYKTAVVTYKSANVTYKTAVVTYKTAVVTYKTAVVTYKSANVTYKTAVVTYKTAVVTYKTAVITQKSH